AGGCGACAGCCCTGTTCATCAGGATACCCGGCGGCGGAAGCTGACTCCGGTTTTTCCTGGAATAGCCGAAGGATGACGATTGCATCGCCCCTGGAAACAGGGAGCCGATTTTGCCCAAGGAGGCTGACGAAGACCCATGAATCTCATATCGTTCATCGATCCCGAACTCGCCGAGGCGATTGAAGGGGAAAAGGCTCGGCAGAATCTCACCATCGAGCTCATCGCGTCGGAAAACTTCGTCCCTGAGGTGATCCTGGAAGCCCAGGGATCGGTGCTCACAAACAAGTACGCCGAAGGCTACCCCGGAAAGCGGTACCACGGCGGCTGCCGGTTTATCGACGTGGTGGAAAGCCTCGCCATCGAGCGGGCCAAAGCTCTCTTCGGGGCGGAGCACGCCAACGTCCAGCCCCATTCCGGGGTGAACGCGAACCTTGCCGTGTTCATGGCCATGCTCGAACCGGGAGACGTCATCCTCGGCATGGACCTCCGGCACGGGGGACACCTGTCCCACGGAACGGCGGTGAACATCTCCGGAAAGTTCTTCCGGGCCTTCAGCTACGGCGTGGACAGGGAAACGGGCCGGATCGACTACGACGAAGCCGAGCGGCTCGCCCTGGAACACCGACCGAAGATGATCATCGCCGGGGGGAGCGCCTATCCCCGGACCATCGACTTCGCCCGGTTCGCGGAAATCGCCGGAAAGGTGGGGGCCTATTTCCTGGTGGACATGGCCCACATCGCCGGCCTGGTGGCTGCGGGAGTCCATCCAAGCCCGGTACCCCACGCCCATTTCGTCACCTTCACCACCACCAAGACCATGCGGGGCGCCCGGGGGGGCAACATCCTCTGCCGGAAGGAATTCGCCTCCAGAATCGACAAGGCCGTCTTCCCCGGCATCCAGGGAGGCCCCATCCCCCAGATCATGGCAGGGAAGGCCCTGACCTTCAGACTCGCCATGACGGAAGACTTTCGGAACTACGGCCGACGGATCGTGGAGAACGCCGCCCGGTTCGCTTCGGTCCTGACGTCCCGGGGCTTCCGCCTCGTCTCCGGAGGCACGGATAACCACCTGATGCTTGTGGACCTCCGCGGCAAGGGCCTCACCGGCAGGGAAGCGGAAGATCTTCTCCATGCCGCCGGAATCACGGTGAACATGAACCTTATCCCCTTCGACCCGGAAAAGCCCACGGTAACCAGCGGCATCCGCATCGGCCTCGCGGGCGTCACCAGCCGGGGTTTCACCGCCGGCGACGCCGAGGAAACGGCCCGTATCGCCGCCGACCTGCTGGAAAAGAAGCCCGCCGAAGGTCCCTCCTACAGGGAAAGGGTTCTCCGCCTCTGTCTTGACCACCCGCTGTACATGACCCGGGAGGAACTGGCGGCGTCACCCTTCCTCTCCAGGGACCTCCTGTAACCCGGTAGTGGGCTGCCCGTCAGGAGCAGCCCCGGGAAACGAAGCGCGGATTTAGGAAAAGCTCGATATATTGACTGATTTGTAAATATAATACGACCGGAAACATTTGGTTTCCATGGTTTGCCGAACGGGTGCTTCCGGTCATGCCGGAAGGCGGCAATCATTGCCTCGCCATACCATGAATCGGCCGGAAATACACGGCGGTTTTCCGGGAAAGTGTTAGAATGTTCGTTGGAAGTCAACGATGTTTGCAGTGCGGCCTTTTATTTTTTATTTCCGCGAAGGAGGTTCTTTCATGAGAAGCGAGGAAGTATACGCGAAGTCCCTGGATCTGCACAGGGCGACAAAAGGCAAGGTGGCCATCGAAAGCAAGATGCCCGTCAACTCCATGGCCGACCTGGCCCTGGCCTACACCCCAGGCGTGGCCGAACCCTGCAGGGAGATCGTACGGAACAGGGATTCCATCTTCGAGGTGACGTCAAAGGCAAACATGGTGGCGGTGATCACCGACGGAACGGCAGTGCTCGGCCTGGGCGACATCGGCCCCGACGCGGCCCTTCCCGTCATGGAGGGCAAGTCCATTCTCTTCAAGCGCTTCGCGGACATCGACGCATTCCCCATCTGCATAAATTCCAAGGATACGGACGAGATCGTCAGGACCGTTTCCCTCATCCTTTCCTCCTTCGGGGGCGTGAACCTCGAGGATATCGCAGCTCCCAGGTGCTTCGAAATTGAAAAGAGGCTCCAGGAAATCGCCGACATTCCCATCTTCCACGACGACCAGCACGGAACGGCTGTCATCGTTCTCTCCGGGCTGCTGAACGCCCTGAAAGTGGTGGGCAAGAAGATAGGCGACGTAAAAATCGTCATGGCGGGAGCCGGCGCCGCCGGCACGGCCATCTGCAAGTTCCTCATGTCCGCCGGTGCGACAAACGTCATCCTCTGCGACCGGGGCGGCCCCATCTACAAAGGGCGCACGGAGCACATGAACTGGGCCAAGGAAGAGCTCGCGGAGCTCACGAACCCCAACGGGGAAAAAGGTTCCGTGGCCGACGTGATGAAGGGGGCCGACGTCTTCCTCGGCCTCTCGGGCCCCGGCATCATAGACCAGGATATGGTGAAGACCATGGCCCCGAAGGCCGTCATTTTCGCCATGGCCAACCCCACCCCCGAGATCTACCCCGACGAGGCCCTGGCTGCGGGAGCCGCGGTGGTGGCCACGGGGAGAAGCGACTTCCCCAACCAGATCAACAACTGCCTCGGCTTCCCCGGCATCTTCAGGGGAGCCCTGGACGTGCGGGCCTCGGTCATCAACGAGGAGATGAAGCTCGCCGCCGCCTACGCCCTCGCCGGGCTGGTGTCGGAGGACGAACTGCGGCCCGACAGGATCATCACCGAAGTCATGGATGAAAGGGTCGTCCCCGCCATCGCCTCGGCGGTCGCGGAAGCTGCCGGGAAGACGGGGGTGGCAAGGATCCGATTCAGGCCTTAATGGCATATTTCATTTCATAGAGGAGGCAGAAAGATGAAACGTTTTTCGGTTGTGTTTCTCGCAGTACTGCTCGTAGCAGCGGCATCGGCCGCCTTCGCCGCGGAGTACACCCTCAAGCTTGGGCACATCGCCGACCCCCAGAACCCCTACGCCCAGGGTGCGGTAAAGTTCGCCGAACTGGTGAAGGAGAAGACCGGCGGCGCGGTTGAAGTTCAGGTCTTCCCCAGCAGCCAGCTCGGAAACCAGAGGGACCTCATCGAGGGACTCACCTTCGGAACGGTGGACATGACGCTCACCAGCACCGCGGTCCTCGGGAATTTCCTCCCCCAAGCCGCCGTGTTCGACCTCCCCTTCATCTTCCGTGACATCCCCCACGCCTACAAGGCTCTCGACTCCGTGGGAATGGAAATCTGCAAGCCTCTCGAAAAGCGCGGGATCAAGGTTCTCTCCATGTGGGAAAACGGCGTCCGTCACATGACCAACAACAGGAATCCCATCCGGAAGCCGGAGGACATGAAGGGGCTGAAGATCCGGGTCATGGAGCAGCCCATCTACATCGAAATGATGAAGATCCTCGGCGCCAGCCCCACCCCCATGGCCTTCGGCGAACTGTTCACCGCCTTGCAGCAGGGCGTGGTGGACGGCCAGGAGAACCCGGCAGCCCACATTTACACATCCCGGTTCTTCGAGGTACAGAAGTACATCTCCCTCACCGCCCACACCTACTCCGCAGAGCCCCTCCTCGTGGCCATGAGCATCTGGACGAAGCTGCCCGAAACGCACCGGAAGGCTATCCAGGAAGCGGCCGACGAAGCCCGGGACTGGCAGCGAGACCTGTGCAGGCAGCTCGAGAACGAATATTGGACCAAAATCAGGGAAAGCGGCAAGAGCGAGATCAACGACGACGTGGACAAGGCGGCCTTCATGGAAGCCACGAAGCCCGTGTGGGCCATGTTCGAGGAAAAGCTCGGCAAGCAGAACATCGAGGCAATAGTCAACGTGAAGTGATTTTCCCCTGGCGGGAGCGGCCCCTTTGAGCCGCTCCCCTCTTTTTACTCTCCATTGGAACGGAGGCGGCTGAATGAAGAAAATCCTCGCCCTTATGGAAAAAACCTTTGCCTTCCTGACCATGGCAGGCATCGGCCTTATGCTGATCATCATATTCCTGCAGGTGATTTCCCGGTATTTCTTCGGCTACACAGCGAGCTATTCCGAGGAACTCTCCCGGTACCTCTTCGTCTGGGTGACCTTCCTCTCCCTGCCTGTGGTTTCCCGGCAGGGAGGGCATATGGCGGTGGGGCTGCTCACGGAACGGTTCACCGGCGAAAAACTCCGCCGGCTCAAAATTACGGGTTGCCTCTGCAGCATGGCCTTCCTGGCCATAATGGTCCGGCAGGGAATCCGCATGGTACAGATCGCGGTCTGGCAAACGTCGCCGGCCATGGAAATCCCCATGTCCTACATGTACATCTCCATTCCCCTAGGCTGCGGGGCCATGCTGCTCATTGTCATCGAAGAGCTTCTCGATCTCGTCCTGAGGAGGGAAACGGCATGACGGACCTTACTCTCTGGCTCCTGCTCTTCTTCTTCATCGCCATCCTTCTCACCGGCGCCCCCATCGGGGCCGCCCTCGGCCTATCGTCCGCCATCGTGATCTACGCCACCATGAACGTTCCCCTTGTCGTGGTGGCTCAGCGAATGTTCACCTCCATCGATTCCTTCTCCTTCATGGCGGTGCCCTTCTTCATGCTCGCCGGTTCCTTCATGTCCTCGGGAGGGGTGACCAGACGGCTGGTTGACTTTGCCAACGCTCTCGTGGGCGCCCTCGCCGGGGGGCTTGCCCTCGTGGTGGGGGTGGCCGGCATGTTCTTCGCCGCCCTTTCCGGCTCCTCCGCGGCGACTACGGCAGCCATCGGCGTGGCCATGATCGACGAGATGGAAAAGCGGGGCTATCCAAAATCCTTCGCCGCGGCGGTGGTGGCCACGGGAGGCACTGTGGGCATCGTCATCCCCCCGAGCGTCACCATGGTGGTCTACGGCGTCATCGCCGGAACGTCCATCGGGGATCTCTTCATGGGCGGCTTCGCGCCCGGCATCCTCATGGGAGGGGCCACATGCCTCGTGAGCTGGATCATCGCAAGAAAAAGAGGATACATGGGCGAAGGAAAGGCCAGCTTCGCCAGAATCGTCAAAACATTCAGGGACTGCATCTGGGCCCTGCTCATGCCCGTCATCATCCTCGGCGGAATCTACGGCGGCATCTTCACTCCCACGGAGGCCTCGGCAGTGGCGGCAGTCTACGGAGCATTCATCGGCATGTTCGTCTACAGGGACCTCAAGTGGAAAGATATTCCCAAGGTGCTTCTGGGCGCGGCAACCAGCACCACCATGATCATGTACGTGGTGGGGGCG
The sequence above is drawn from the Aminivibrio sp. genome and encodes:
- the glyA gene encoding serine hydroxymethyltransferase — encoded protein: MNLISFIDPELAEAIEGEKARQNLTIELIASENFVPEVILEAQGSVLTNKYAEGYPGKRYHGGCRFIDVVESLAIERAKALFGAEHANVQPHSGVNANLAVFMAMLEPGDVILGMDLRHGGHLSHGTAVNISGKFFRAFSYGVDRETGRIDYDEAERLALEHRPKMIIAGGSAYPRTIDFARFAEIAGKVGAYFLVDMAHIAGLVAAGVHPSPVPHAHFVTFTTTKTMRGARGGNILCRKEFASRIDKAVFPGIQGGPIPQIMAGKALTFRLAMTEDFRNYGRRIVENAARFASVLTSRGFRLVSGGTDNHLMLVDLRGKGLTGREAEDLLHAAGITVNMNLIPFDPEKPTVTSGIRIGLAGVTSRGFTAGDAEETARIAADLLEKKPAEGPSYRERVLRLCLDHPLYMTREELAASPFLSRDLL
- a CDS encoding malic enzyme-like NAD(P)-binding protein; translation: MRSEEVYAKSLDLHRATKGKVAIESKMPVNSMADLALAYTPGVAEPCREIVRNRDSIFEVTSKANMVAVITDGTAVLGLGDIGPDAALPVMEGKSILFKRFADIDAFPICINSKDTDEIVRTVSLILSSFGGVNLEDIAAPRCFEIEKRLQEIADIPIFHDDQHGTAVIVLSGLLNALKVVGKKIGDVKIVMAGAGAAGTAICKFLMSAGATNVILCDRGGPIYKGRTEHMNWAKEELAELTNPNGEKGSVADVMKGADVFLGLSGPGIIDQDMVKTMAPKAVIFAMANPTPEIYPDEALAAGAAVVATGRSDFPNQINNCLGFPGIFRGALDVRASVINEEMKLAAAYALAGLVSEDELRPDRIITEVMDERVVPAIASAVAEAAGKTGVARIRFRP
- a CDS encoding DctP family TRAP transporter solute-binding subunit, whose protein sequence is MKRFSVVFLAVLLVAAASAAFAAEYTLKLGHIADPQNPYAQGAVKFAELVKEKTGGAVEVQVFPSSQLGNQRDLIEGLTFGTVDMTLTSTAVLGNFLPQAAVFDLPFIFRDIPHAYKALDSVGMEICKPLEKRGIKVLSMWENGVRHMTNNRNPIRKPEDMKGLKIRVMEQPIYIEMMKILGASPTPMAFGELFTALQQGVVDGQENPAAHIYTSRFFEVQKYISLTAHTYSAEPLLVAMSIWTKLPETHRKAIQEAADEARDWQRDLCRQLENEYWTKIRESGKSEINDDVDKAAFMEATKPVWAMFEEKLGKQNIEAIVNVK
- a CDS encoding TRAP transporter small permease, producing the protein MKKILALMEKTFAFLTMAGIGLMLIIIFLQVISRYFFGYTASYSEELSRYLFVWVTFLSLPVVSRQGGHMAVGLLTERFTGEKLRRLKITGCLCSMAFLAIMVRQGIRMVQIAVWQTSPAMEIPMSYMYISIPLGCGAMLLIVIEELLDLVLRRETA
- a CDS encoding TRAP transporter large permease, with protein sequence MTDLTLWLLLFFFIAILLTGAPIGAALGLSSAIVIYATMNVPLVVVAQRMFTSIDSFSFMAVPFFMLAGSFMSSGGVTRRLVDFANALVGALAGGLALVVGVAGMFFAALSGSSAATTAAIGVAMIDEMEKRGYPKSFAAAVVATGGTVGIVIPPSVTMVVYGVIAGTSIGDLFMGGFAPGILMGGATCLVSWIIARKRGYMGEGKASFARIVKTFRDCIWALLMPVIILGGIYGGIFTPTEASAVAAVYGAFIGMFVYRDLKWKDIPKVLLGAATSTTMIMYVVGAANLFGWILTNAQVPHKIAAGFTALTDSPLVFLLLVNVLLLFIGTLLNASAAVVILTPILLPVALSLGIDPVFFGVLMVVNLAIGCITPPVGLDLFVVSSITKISIDKIMRSIIPYLLALLAVLMILTWFPDIILFLPRLFRGA